GATAGCTCCGGAGCTTTTCGTTCCACGGAGCATACTTGATTAAGCGAGATAGAGATTAGGAGCCAAAATTGCTGTGAACCGCAGGAAAGCAGATGAGTTAAGTAAAGCATTTGGCTTGGAAGTTGTTCAGTCTAGATACAGCGATTGGGGCAACTTTTACGGTTTGGTTCAATCCTATCCCTGCGCCCTGTGGGATCGATCAGGATATATTATTTTCAATAATGAAGATGAGTTAAAAATACCTGGAATTTCTATTGCAAAAAGGATCAATATTCCTAAAGGGATATCAGCACTGAAAGGCTACAAGCAAATTATTCATGATGTTCATTTACCTGAGGAGTTACCCGATGGAATGAAATATCAAGAAGGTGCAGTGCAGCAAATTAGAGTAAATCGGTATGAGAGGGATCAACAGGCGCGAAATGCTTGTTTGTTACATTACGGCTATGTATGTCAGGCCTGCAATGTAAAACTCAGCGATGTTTATGGTGCAATTGCTGAAACTCTTATTCATATACACCACATTAAGCCACTGAGCGAAATTGGCGAGTCATATATCGTTAATCCTATATCCGATTTAATTTCTGTCTGCCCTAACTGCCATGCAGTTATTCATCTGAGAACTCCTCCGTATCCACCGATTGAAGTGCGTTCCATGCTGAATAAAGATCAGCTTAATCAACTTTATAAAACTAATCCCGGCTCAACCTAAATAGAAGATTGAAAAGCCGGGAAGCCGATCGAAATATTTTATTTAGCGATATTTGAATTACATTCCAGGAATTTGTAATCCAGCGGTTAATTCTTCCATCCGTTCGCGCATCGTTGCCGTGGACTTAACGTAGGCATCCTTCATCGCGGCAGTCACCAGGTCAGACAGTACCTCTGCGCCTTCGCCCAACACATCCGGCGAAATTTCTACTCGGCGAGGCTCCTGGTTTCCGCTCATCACCACCTTCACCAGACCACCGCCCGATTCGCCCATAATTTCCATTTGCTCCAGCTCTTCCTGAAGCTTCTTCGCGCCTTCCTGAACCTGCTGGGCTTTCTTGAATGCCTCAGTCAGCTCCTTCATTTTTCCAAGACCGAAGCCGAATCCTTGTCCTTTTGACATACTCTCTCGCTACAGGATGATCGTTTACTTGAGCATTATTCCCACCTGGCGAGACGATCTTGCGAAACCGTCGCAGACCCCCGAAAGTGGGTGCAATGTTTCCAACCTCTCCAGTATAGGTGACAATGCTAATTCATCGCCGAAACCGACGAACTCACAGGAATATTGGCAGCCGTTAAGCCGCCTGAAACTCGCCCAGCATCTTCACTTCTGGCTCCAGCCACAGCGACCACTGGCGATCGACCTGTTCCTGTGCATGGCGAATCAAATTCAGAATATCGGCTGCTTTCGCACCGCCACAGTTGAGAATAAAATTCGCATGACGCTGGGCAATCTGGGCACCGCCAATTTGATAGCCTTTTAAGCCCGTTTGTTCAATCAGCCAGCCTGCTTTGTGCGTCCCCGGATTGCGGAAAACGCTGCCACAGCTCGGCAAATGGTAGGGCTGGGTATTGCGTCGGCGATCGAGATGGTCTGATGTGATCGCCATGACCGTTTCCGGACTTGCCCCCGGTTGCAGTTGCAGGGTGGCTTCTGTCACCAGGCGAAGGGGCTGATCTTTGTTTGCAGCAGCGGTTTGCAGACTGGACGATCGATAGCTGTAGTTCAGATCTCCCGGCAGCAACAGGGACGGCTCGCCCGATCGATCCAGCACACGGGTATTCACCAGAATATCTGCCGTACAGGACTGGTGTGCCCCCGCATTCATCACGACCGCGCCGCCTACTGTTCCCGGAATGCCGACTGCCCACTCAAATCCCTGCCAGCCCCGTTCCGCCAGTTGCCATGCCAATCGCACCAGGGAAACCCCTGCTCCAGCCGTGACCTGCCCCGTTTCCTCATCGAAGTAGGTATAGCGCAGCCGTCGGGTACAGATAACTAATCCCGGCAGACCGCGATCGCTCACCAGCAAATTGCTTCCCGCCCCCAGGAAAGTGACAGGCAGGCGGCGATCGTTTGCCCAGGCGAGACTAAGCTGCAAATCCTCAAATGTCCGGGGAGCTACATAGAGTTCTGCTGGACCTCCTACCCGATAGGAAGTCAGGGTTGAGAGGGGAACCTGCGGCTTGATCGAGCAATCGGTTCCCGGCAGACGAATAGGCTGGGGTTGCCGTCCGAGCGGCAGGAAAGAGGATTCTGGCACTGCACGGTAGGTAAATCTGGAGGGAACACCAGTCGTCTTTGGATCTTGGGAGAGGGTCATAAAAGTGCAGGATGAGAATGCTTGCAAAAACAATACGTTACCAGCGGGTTAGATTGCACCCGGAGCGGGACATATGCCGCTATGCAGGGCTGACGCAAGCCTCGACTCGGCTTTCATCTACTTTCTGGTAGTAGGCAGTCAGCTCAGGGATAACGCGATTCAGATTTCCTGCACCTAAAAAGATTGCCAGATCTCCCGCCAGCAAAGTTTCCATCAGGTAAGCAGCCGTGCTTTGCAGCGTGGGCTGGTAGATCACCTGCGGATGATTAGCGGCGATCGTATCTGCTACCTGCTGTCCGGTTAGATTCTCCACATTGGGCTCACCGGCACTATAGATATCGGTGATAACAACTAAGTCCGCGTCCTTAAACGCCTGACCAAACTCCGCCATAAAGGTTTGCGTGCGGCTGTAGCGATGGGGCTGGAACACTGCCACCACTCTTCGGGGCGGGGTCGTCATCTGTGCCCGCAGACGAGCGGCTGCCAGCGTGACTTCAATTTCGCTGGGGTGGTGAGCATAGTCATCAATGAAGAGGATCTGATTATGTTCGCCGCGATGCTCAAACCGACGACGTGCCCCTTCAAAGGTTGCCAAAATTTCAGCAATTGTCTCAAACGACAGACCCAGCCTCCGTCCCGTAGCGATCGCAGCCAGAGCGTTACTCAGGTTATGCCGTCCTAAAAGCCGCAGTTCAATTTGTCCCAGGGGGGCACCCTTCTCCCAGATGCGAGCCGAGATGCCCGTAGCGCTATAAACAACCCGATCGACCGTGTAGTCTGCACCCGTTGCCTGATTCAAGCTGTAGGTGATCGTGGGCTGGAGAGATTCGCGCACGGTGGGGCAGTCGATGCAGCCAATCAGCGTTTTGCACTGACGCGCAAAGGTCTGGAACGTATCGATCACCTCGTCCAGTGTGGCGTAGTGGTCAGGATGATCGAGTTCAATATTAGTGACGATGCCGATCTCAGCCGCAAGGCGCACCAGCGAACCGTCCGACTCATCTGCTTCTGCGACCAGGTATTCGCTCTCACCGACAACTGCATTGCCCTCCCAGGCATTGACCTCGCCGCCAACGATAATGGTGGGATCGAGTCCTGCCTTGAGCAGCAAATAGCCAATCATGCTGCTGGTGGTGGTTTTTCCGTGGGTTCCGGCGATCGCAATCCCTTTGTACTGCTGCATCAGAGCGGCAAGCAGTTCCGATCGATGGAAAATTGGGCAACCCATCTCCAGGGCGGCGCGATATTCTGGATTAGCAGGATGAATTGCCGTCGAACAAATTACCTGAGGCAGTGAACATTCTGATGAGATTGTGTCCGATGAGATTGCAATATTGGCAGCGGATGAACCATCTCCAGAAATAACGCCCGTGGGACAAAAGATCTTCAAATTGTCCGCAACCTGGCTCCAGAAAATGTGTGCTCCCTGATCCTGAAGCCGCTGCGTAATATGGTTGAGAGAAAGGTCTGAACCAGAAACGGGCAGCTTGCGCTGGGTGAGTACATATGCGAGAGCAGACATTCCAATTCCACCGATCCCGATGAAATGAAATGGTCTCCCGCTGAAGTCAACAGAGTTCAGCATCATAGCTCCTTAACACCACACCACACCAAATAACACGCGATATCATAGCAAGAATTGCTTTTTTTGCGATATCTCCCCAATACCAGGTTTTTTAAACTGGATTAGTCACGAAATACGAGAGTCCAGCCTCCAAAAACTGGGAGGTTCTCCTTAGCGACTCAACCGACGAATTAAGCGGACACCAAACTTTCCCATTGCAAAAGCAATTTTGAGAACACATCCTAGCGTTCCCACTACAGAAAGAAAACAGCCTCGCTATAGAAAACGGCAAATATTACACTTCTGTATCGCTAGTAACGGGTAAGTCTAACAAATAAATCCAGAATTACTTCACCAGCCGTTTGCATGATTCCGGAAAAAAAGAAAAAATTTAGAGCATGGGAAAGGTTGGCATTTTTGGGGGTACATTTAACCCCATTCACAATGGGCATTTGCTGGCTGCTGAAACTGCCCTCAATCAGGCTTCCCTCGATCGCATCTTTTGGGTGCCTTCAAGTCATGCTCCTTATAAATCGATTCAGGAATTAGCCCCCCTCCCCGATCGCTATCAAATCGTTCAACGGGCGATCGATTCCCACCCAAAATTTGTCCTGACTGAAAGTGAGGCATCCCGCTATGCCGTAGACACGCTCAAGGGGTTGCAGCATCGCTACGGCAACTGTGAGTGGTACTGGATTTTAGGAGTAGATGCCTTTCGATCGCTGCCGCGCTGGGTCGGTCGGCATGAGCTGATTCCGCAGTGCCATTGGCTGGTTGTACCGCGATCGCAAATTTATCCAGATCCGCAGCCTGATGGTAAAGCATTCCTGCGAGAAAATGGCACCTCAACTGAAGTGAATCAATCTCCTGCTGGACTAGAAGATTACTGTCAGCAGGTTGCAGAACAGCTCTGGACAGAGGCGATCGATATCCAGTGGCAGTTGCTCCAGATGCCGATCATCCAGATTTCCTCCAGCCTGGTACGGCGGTATTGCCAGCAAGGGCGATCAATCCGCTATCTGGTGCCGGATTCGGTGCGGGAATATATTGCGGCGCATTGTCTATATGGATGGGAAAAGAACTGAGAAGAAACTTGCTCTGGAGCCTGTTCTACCGAAGGAACGCTGGCTTCAGGCTGTCCAGAATCGCTCGCGATGGAACTCCCCTTAGCAAGGGCGGTATGCGAACTGCCGCGATCCCTTTTCGACCTCACCAAAATCCCTGGCGCGCACATTCCGCACTAATGCTTTCAGGAGAACCGATCGAAATCTCCTAATTTCTTCCTCAACTAATTAAAAAGCGCTCGACTGTTTCTTGTTTTTGGACTCAGCTATCTCGTTAAAAGATAATAGGCATAAAAACCTATTGTTTTTAAATTTCCTAAAATGCTTGCTCCGCAATGCTTCCAGCATTATTTCGCCCTTCCGATTTCCCGTTTTTCGCCCTCGCTCCCCGATCCCCAACTCTTGAGAGGCACTCTCGTAAGAGTGTATGATTTGGTTCACTACTATCGATCTTTTATTCGTTCTATAGAGGGCAAGACGCAGTGGTTAGAGTAGCAATCAACGGGTTCGGGCGAATTGGACGGAACTTCTTACGATGCTGGGCATTGCGCGAGAGCAGCAACTTTGAGGTCGTTGCCATCAACGATACCTCCGACCCCAGAACGAACGCTCACCTGCTCACCTACGACTCCATGCTGGGTAAGTTCAACGCAGATGTGAGCGCAGACGACAATACCATCACCGTCAACGGCAAGGTGATTAAGTGTACCTCCGATCGCAATCCCCTGAACTTGCCCTGGGGCGCGTGGGACATTGATCTAATCATCGAATCGACGGGCGTATTCGTCTCCAAAGAGGGTGCATCGAAGCATCTGGAAGCGGGTGCCAAGAAAGTTTTGATTACAGCTCCCGGTAAGGGCGATGACGGTACCTTCGTGGTGGGCGTTAACCATAATGACTACGACCACAGCAAGCACCACGTTATCAGCAACGCGAGCTGCACCACCAACTGCCTTGCGCCGGTCGCCAAAGTGCTGCACGAGAATTTCGGCATCATCAAAGGCACGATGACCACCACCCACAGCTACACCGGCGACCAGCGACTCCTGGATGCCAGCCACCGCGATCTGCGTCGGGCAAGAGCGGCTGCGCTGAATATCGTTCCCACGACGACGGGTGCGGCAAAAGCTGTGGCTCTGGTGCTGCCGGAACTGAAGGGTAAGCTGAATGGCATCGCGCTGCGCGTCCCCACCCCCAACGTTTCGATCGTGGATCTGGTCGTCCAGGTTGAAAAACCGACGATCGTGGAACAAGTAAACGAAGTGCTGAAGGCTGCTGCTGAAGGTCCGCTGAAGGGCGTCTTGGGCTACAGCGATCTGGAACTGGTGTCCTGCGACTATCGTGGAACCGACGAATCCTCGATCGTGGATGCTAGCCTGACGATGGTGATGGGCGGCGACATGGTGAAAGTGGTTGCCTGGTACGACAACGAGTGGGGCTACAGCCAGCGGGTCGTTGACCTGGCGGAAGTCGTGGCTCAGCGCTGGGTTGCTTAATCGCACAGGCATTTAGCGAAACCAATTCGCTATAAGACAGAAAGGCTGTCGGAGGTGCAAGAGATTTGCCGATCCGCCAGCCTTTTTGAGTTGCTAACTGGTGTGGGTGTTACCCGCAGACAGAGAAACAGAGGCGAGGCATTCTAGCCAACTCGGCTCCTACCCCTTAGCTAATGAGCTGGAGTGCCTGCTACACAGGTTCTACTCCATCCTCTTTCCAGGGCAGGCAATTCTATCCCTAATTCTCAGCTTCCCCCTTCCCCTTTTTCCGTCATAGGAGCCTCAAACTTGTAACCTACGCCGCGAACAGTCTGAATCAGGGCAGGTTGGGACGTATCGATCTCGATCTTTTTGCGGATTTGCCCGATGTGAACGTCCACCACCCGCTGATCGCCCACGTACTCATAATCCCAAACCTTCTGGATTAGTTCGGCGCGTCGCCATACTCGTCCTGGATGGCTGGCAAGGAAGTGGAGCAAATCAAACTCCAGAGCGGTCAGCGGTACCATGTCGCCGTTGAGCGTGACTTCGCGCCGCACAGGATCGATCGCCAGACTGCTGAAGGTGAGGCACTGCTGCTCTGCTGCGGTGACGGGTCGCTGACGCTTAAGAATTGCGCCAACCCGCACTTCCAGCTCACCTAGACTAAAGGGCTTCGTCAGGTAGTCATCTGCGCCCTGGGAGAATCCGCGAATCTTATCCGCCTCGTCGCTGCGGCTGGTCAGCATCAGGACAAAGACCCCCGTGCGGCTCTGCATTTCCTGGCAGAGGGTATAGCCGATCGTATCGGGCAGATTGACATCGAGAATCACCAGATCGGGGTTGAACTGCTCAAACACTGCCAGAGCGGTTTTCCCGTCTTCGGCGGATTCAAGCTGATAATTCTGCTTAGAAAGAAATCGGTGGATGAGTGTCCGAATCGCGGGATCGTCATCAACTACGAGAATCTTGGCTGGTGCCATAGACATAACCTTAGCAATCGTGAGTGAGCGTAGATGGACAGAACCCTCAGCGGTAAGCCTGAGCTGAGGTCAATAAGTTGAGCGAGATTTAAGCGACCAGGGGCTTCCCCTTTAGCAAGGTCTTCAGGTGAGGTTCACAATAGATCTATACTCTGCGTGGTAGGCTGCTATCAGAACTATTTCAGAACGATTCTTGCCTAAGAATTAGCTATCTGGGAAGGAATATGCGCTCATCTTGCTTTTGCATTACAGTCAAACCCCTATAGTTGAATACCTAAATTGAATACCTAGTCGAACACCTGTCAGTTGAATATATACCAGCCAAGCATTACCAGTTAAACACTCGCAATTAAGCTTTTGCAGTTGAACAATCAACCGGATCCTGGGGCGGGCAGCGAACGCTGTAATGATTTTGCTTAAACTATTCGCAAACCAGGGGTAGATCGCTAAACTATAGGCTAGCAGCATTCATGTGAACTGGGAATGAGGTGGTAAGCGTGGCAGTTGCTCTCATCCTCATTGTTCTTAATGCCAATCATAATCGAATTATGTCAAGGGAGTCCTCCGGAGGTCAGCAATGAGCGATATGAATCCCTACGAGCAGCTAGGGGTGGATGAAGATTCGTCATTCGACGAGATCCAGTCGGCAAAGAATCGCCTGGTAGAGGCTTGCAGCGAACGGAAGCAGATTGAGGCGCTTGAAGCCGCCTACGATGCCATTCTGATGGATCGACTCCGCCTCCGACAGGAGGGCAAGATTAAAGTGCCCGATCGGATTCGCTTTCCCGAAAAATTAGCAGAACCGATTCCGCCGTCGGCACCCGTTATATCTCAGCAGACGCCCAATTGGCTTCAGCAGTTTCTAGACGCCCCCAGCCGGAACGAGCTTTTGCTGCCCGCAGGACTGTTTCTGGCGGCTGGATTACTCAGCCTGGTGATGGAGCCTGCCCTGCCGCTAGCGCTGGCAATCTGCCTCAGTATTTATTTTCTTAATCGCAAAGAGAATAAATTTCTGCGGGCAACCCTGATTACGCTGCTGGGGCTGGTGGTTGGGGTTGTGGCGGGTACTCAGCTTGCAAACTTACTTTTGCCCCAACTGGGTTCCCTGTCACTCACGACGGACAGTTTTGCGGCGATCGTTACCTGCCTGATTCTCTGGCTCACCGCGAGCTTCTTACGTTAGCCAACGGGGAACGGGTCGGAAACGGGTTGGAAAGGGGAAAGGGGTGGTGCTAGCTTTGCTGTTCACCCTGCATTGAGCCAGGCTGACGGTTGCGGTAGAGGGCAGTTACGGCTCCAATCAAATATTTCACCAGCGTCTCGCCTACCAGCAGTGCCGCAATCTGGTCGGGCGGCAGTTCACCCCAAAAGGCAATCAGGGTAAACAGCAGGGTATCGAGCGGAATGGAAACCGCATTGCTTCCGGCAACTCGCACCAGCCACGATCGCTGAATGAGCTTCTGGTAGACTTCGGTATCGGCAGTCTCGGAAACCATAATGGCAATGAACGACGCCAGAATGATTCGCATTGGCACGCCCAGCACCGAACTCATGAGGACATTCGCGAAGGCGGCAACGGCGATCGTGCTGTAAACCCAGACTCGACCTGCATGGTGGAGTCGATCGCGCAGGGTAAACGTTGCTCCAAATACAAAGGTTCCCAGTGCAACCTGCCCAAAAATCGGCAGCGGAATAAACCACTCCGGCGTTGTGGTGTAGTTGGCAACCAGGACTGCCAGGATGTAAATCAGGCTTTGCCAAATCATAGATAACGAGTGAGGTAGATAGGTGAGTCAGATTTCTAGCTCTATGCAGTCTACCTTTTGTTTTGGTGCGTTGCCTGGTAAACACAGCAACGCCTAATTTGCTTCCTCGGCTTCGATCTCCTGCTGGGATTTTCCAGTAAACAGCCCTGCCTTAAACAGAAAATCAAGCTGGGCAGAACGAGACGTGGATGCACTGGATGCCATAGAGCTGGCAGCGGCACTGCTTCCCGGAATCACAACCACCTGGTGACAGAGGATTGCCATCAAGCAGGAACAGAGGGCAAGCAGACAAAAATCCAGATTGCGGGTGGAGTGAAGCCATCCCAGCCCAGGAAGACCCGCTTGATAGATAGGCATTTCCCGATGAGCCAACTGGGACTGACGACGAGCCGCGATCGGCATGGATTTTCTGCCGTAGTCCTGGCTGAATTGCTCAGCGATCGAGTCCGGCTGGCAAACATCAGCAGAGAATGCAGAATTCGGAGTCAGAGAATAGGATTTCACAGTTTCCACGGCAATCAGCCCCAGATGGCTCTAAATAAATTGAATCGATTCATTCCCACAGTCCAGTCTAACAAGCTGCCGGACTTTAGCCTGCGGAGGGCTTAAAAGCCGGGGTTAAATCCGAACTGTCTTTTTGTATACTGCCCATTTTGGACGGGGTAGACCTCATTCTAGTTCCGCGATCGAGATCTTGCTCAGGGGATTCAGGTGGATCTTCACTCAATTGTTACTTCGCGGCATCAGAGGCTTTTGAGTCGCCGTTCTGTTTTGTCACCGTCCACGGGATCAGGGGATCTTGGGCAATCGCCTTAGAAACCGCATAGGCTCCGTAGCGATTTAAGTGGCTGGGGTCGGAGAAATAGTCGAGTTGGGTCGTCCACTTTTCGCCCAGATCCCGGAAGATGAGTCCGCGATCGCCAAGGCGCTGCTGCACCATGTATTGACGGAAGCTGCGTTCGTGTCGCAGGCGGGCAGGGTCGAGGTAGTCTCGCGTCAGGGGCAGGTTGACGAAGACAAGGGGAATTCGCCGTGCCTCGGTAAACTCTAGCAAGGAACTAAGGGCGTCCTCCTGTTCTCCCTGGATGCGGAAATTTTCGTAGTCGCTGTCGTACTGCCCCAAAACTCTGGCGTGCTTCTGGTAGTAGGTAGCGGGATTGAACTGAATCCCCAGCGACAGAAAACCCTGAAGATCCATCGTCGGCTGTCCCGGTTGCAGGGTGGTCTGGTCGGGGGAAAAGCTGACCGCTGGCACAGGCTGATCTCCATCCTCTGGCATGAATGCCGTGAGCTGCTGCTGAATCAGGTTTTTAAGGCGATCGCGCCCTTCGTAGACGGGAGCCACTTCTGCCAGTTGACCGCTAAACCAGCGATCGATCTGCTGGTATGACTCGGTGAGGGAAGTGCTGAAGGAAAAGCGGAATCCAGAATTTTCGGCAGGCTGTGCCTCAGTTCCCGTCGTGCTGGGGATGGGGAAGGTTCCGGCAAGAAGCTGGCGATAGGCAGGGGAGGCAACAATACCGTTGTAGGTGATATCCGTTGTGCCGCTGTTGAATGCCCGTGCACCGTCCGCCCAGATGATGAGCTTAGGCAACTGTTCGGGGGTGAGAATCCGCTGCATCAGCAGATCAACCACCTGCACCGTCGCACCGTTGAGTCCCAGGTTAAAGATTTTTAGATCGCGATAGCCCAGCTTGGCGAGTTCCTGTTCGAGGGCGATCGGGTCGATACCGCGCAGTGCCCTGGAGCTACCCACAATCAGGACATCGGGGGTTCCCCGCTCCCGCAGGAAGTTGTAGTAAAGCTGAAGCTTCTGGTCAAGCTGTCGGCTGTTGAAGGTGGGCAGATCTGCCGCCTGTGCCTGAATCTCGAAGGCTGCCTGGTTCAAACGGGCATTGGTAGGCGTGTAGGGCAGCGATCGCGAGTTGGGAGCTTTATTTCCAGTCGATTGATTCCCCTGCTCAGGACGGGTAAAGCCCTGGCGGTTGAAGGTGGGCAGATCTGCCCACCTTCAACAGCCGACAGCTTGACCAGAAGCTTCAGCTTTACTACAACTTCCTGCGGGGGCGGGGTGATTGCGGAGCCAGTTCAGGAGGAGCCAGTTGCCCTGCACCATCAGCAACAGTCCGATCGCACCCCAGATCAGACCGACTTTGGTGCCCTGGTAGCTTACCTCTCCGGGGAGGGCGGCGCGTTGGGGCTGTTCGGTAGTAGCAGGGACGAAGATTTGCGATCGGGTCAGGAGTTGGCGGAGCTGGTAGCCGCACTGCTGCCGAAATTCCCGCCAGGAGGTTTGCAGATCCGTCGGAGTCAGATCGGGGCGATAGATCGGTTCAGCGGAGGAGGGCATGAGCTGATCCACCTGGGCGGCAGCGAATTCGGGCATGACTTCGGGAACCCACCGCTGGCGAGGCAGAAAGTCGATTCCACTGCTCCACAGAGGTTTCTTTTGTCCGGCTCTGCGTCCGTAAATCCGAATCCCTGATAGGTTGGACAGCTTGAGCTGCTGCAAAAACTTGGTGACTGCCGCGTTAACCTGCCGCTGGTCGGGACAGACCGCCGCCTCGCACATCAGATGCAGCAAAATCTTCGGCTCTGCCCCCGGCTCATTTTTGACATTGGGGTCGGGTTTGGGCAGCAGCAGCAAACGAATGCCGCCTATCGTCAAATAGCGATCGAGGCTCGGATTGAGCAGGCGATGCAGCAAAAATGCTACCGCTTCCCAGTCGCCCCGCTGTGCCAGAGTCAGGGGAGCCTCGGCAAAGGCAGCATGAACCGACGCAGGCAAAGGCAACCACTCGACCCATCCCGGCATATCGGGCGCAGTTTCGGGACCGTAGAGCGTGGCGGCATGGATGCCCTGAGGTCCGATCGCCTCCAGTGCGAGGGCGACTTCTGCCTTGAGACGCTTTTGATCCGCTTCAGAGAGGGAAGGGACGATCGATTCAGCAGGGTTTGAGACGGTCTGCCATGCCGTGCAGAGGTGCAGCGTGATATCGGTCAGCGTCGCTTTGGTAACTTCCAGTCCCCAGGCGGCGAGATCCTGGTTCAGCAGCCGTTGGATTGCCTCCACATCGCCCCAGCGTGCCCACTCGCGCAGCATTTCCGTCGCGGGGGTGAGATCGACGCGCAGCAGCCAATCGGGATGGGTTTCGCCCTGCACCTGGAAGAGGACGATCGCATCTCGATAGCCCTCAATTTCGATTTCCCGCAGTTTTTGGGTCACGGGTTCGCCCAGTGCCACCGGATCGAGGCTATAGGCGGCTTCGCAGGCAACCCAGAGTCGCTTGGCTGTCCAGGTATCCTGAATCGGGGTATCGGTGGAATAAATGGCGGTGGGCGGTGAGTAGGCAACGGTCTTGGCACTCACCCGGACTCCCACTCCCCAATGGCTGAGGGTTTCGCTCAGATAGCTGGCGATCGCCATTTCCTCTCCCCGTTTGGCAAGGCTGAGGTTCGACAGTGCCAGGACAGCGGTGTCTTCAGGTTGCGGGGTCGGTTTGGACGGAGTGACTTTTGGGGTTGGAATTGAAGTGGCTTCGGGCGTTACTTCCGGGACGGTTTCCCCAGAGGCAATCTGCTGGAGATGGCGATCGAGCTGATTCAGATAAATCGCTGCCGTCCACAGGGGGCGACGCTGACCGGGATTGCAGGCGTAAAGCTGAAGCTGGTAGATCGGGGGCTGATCGTCGGGTAAAAGCTGATTGAGGTTGGTTTCCTGAAGTGCCGGAATCAGCCATTGCAGGGTTTCTGTACGGTCTGGACAAATGGGCTGCTCGATTAGCAGATGCAGCTTATTGCCCCGCAGCCGAAACTTCACGCGCAGTTGGCGTTGCGCG
This is a stretch of genomic DNA from Leptolyngbya ohadii IS1. It encodes these proteins:
- the murC gene encoding UDP-N-acetylmuramate--L-alanine ligase; this encodes MMLNSVDFSGRPFHFIGIGGIGMSALAYVLTQRKLPVSGSDLSLNHITQRLQDQGAHIFWSQVADNLKIFCPTGVISGDGSSAANIAISSDTISSECSLPQVICSTAIHPANPEYRAALEMGCPIFHRSELLAALMQQYKGIAIAGTHGKTTTSSMIGYLLLKAGLDPTIIVGGEVNAWEGNAVVGESEYLVAEADESDGSLVRLAAEIGIVTNIELDHPDHYATLDEVIDTFQTFARQCKTLIGCIDCPTVRESLQPTITYSLNQATGADYTVDRVVYSATGISARIWEKGAPLGQIELRLLGRHNLSNALAAIATGRRLGLSFETIAEILATFEGARRRFEHRGEHNQILFIDDYAHHPSEIEVTLAAARLRAQMTTPPRRVVAVFQPHRYSRTQTFMAEFGQAFKDADLVVITDIYSAGEPNVENLTGQQVADTIAANHPQVIYQPTLQSTAAYLMETLLAGDLAIFLGAGNLNRVIPELTAYYQKVDESRVEACVSPA
- the nadD gene encoding nicotinate (nicotinamide) nucleotide adenylyltransferase — its product is MGKVGIFGGTFNPIHNGHLLAAETALNQASLDRIFWVPSSHAPYKSIQELAPLPDRYQIVQRAIDSHPKFVLTESEASRYAVDTLKGLQHRYGNCEWYWILGVDAFRSLPRWVGRHELIPQCHWLVVPRSQIYPDPQPDGKAFLRENGTSTEVNQSPAGLEDYCQQVAEQLWTEAIDIQWQLLQMPIIQISSSLVRRYCQQGRSIRYLVPDSVREYIAAHCLYGWEKN
- a CDS encoding response regulator transcription factor gives rise to the protein MSMAPAKILVVDDDPAIRTLIHRFLSKQNYQLESAEDGKTALAVFEQFNPDLVILDVNLPDTIGYTLCQEMQSRTGVFVLMLTSRSDEADKIRGFSQGADDYLTKPFSLGELEVRVGAILKRQRPVTAAEQQCLTFSSLAIDPVRREVTLNGDMVPLTALEFDLLHFLASHPGRVWRRAELIQKVWDYEYVGDQRVVDVHIGQIRKKIEIDTSQPALIQTVRGVGYKFEAPMTEKGEGGS
- a CDS encoding CPP1-like family protein, with amino-acid sequence MSDMNPYEQLGVDEDSSFDEIQSAKNRLVEACSERKQIEALEAAYDAILMDRLRLRQEGKIKVPDRIRFPEKLAEPIPPSAPVISQQTPNWLQQFLDAPSRNELLLPAGLFLAAGLLSLVMEPALPLALAICLSIYFLNRKENKFLRATLITLLGLVVGVVAGTQLANLLLPQLGSLSLTTDSFAAIVTCLILWLTASFLR
- a CDS encoding VUT family protein, with the protein product MIWQSLIYILAVLVANYTTTPEWFIPLPIFGQVALGTFVFGATFTLRDRLHHAGRVWVYSTIAVAAFANVLMSSVLGVPMRIILASFIAIMVSETADTEVYQKLIQRSWLVRVAGSNAVSIPLDTLLFTLIAFWGELPPDQIAALLVGETLVKYLIGAVTALYRNRQPGSMQGEQQS
- a CDS encoding HNH endonuclease, producing MNRRKADELSKAFGLEVVQSRYSDWGNFYGLVQSYPCALWDRSGYIIFNNEDELKIPGISIAKRINIPKGISALKGYKQIIHDVHLPEELPDGMKYQEGAVQQIRVNRYERDQQARNACLLHYGYVCQACNVKLSDVYGAIAETLIHIHHIKPLSEIGESYIVNPISDLISVCPNCHAVIHLRTPPYPPIEVRSMLNKDQLNQLYKTNPGST
- a CDS encoding type I glyceraldehyde-3-phosphate dehydrogenase gives rise to the protein MVRVAINGFGRIGRNFLRCWALRESSNFEVVAINDTSDPRTNAHLLTYDSMLGKFNADVSADDNTITVNGKVIKCTSDRNPLNLPWGAWDIDLIIESTGVFVSKEGASKHLEAGAKKVLITAPGKGDDGTFVVGVNHNDYDHSKHHVISNASCTTNCLAPVAKVLHENFGIIKGTMTTTHSYTGDQRLLDASHRDLRRARAAALNIVPTTTGAAKAVALVLPELKGKLNGIALRVPTPNVSIVDLVVQVEKPTIVEQVNEVLKAAAEGPLKGVLGYSDLELVSCDYRGTDESSIVDASLTMVMGGDMVKVVAWYDNEWGYSQRVVDLAEVVAQRWVA
- a CDS encoding YbaB/EbfC family nucleoid-associated protein, with product MSKGQGFGFGLGKMKELTEAFKKAQQVQEGAKKLQEELEQMEIMGESGGGLVKVVMSGNQEPRRVEISPDVLGEGAEVLSDLVTAAMKDAYVKSTATMRERMEELTAGLQIPGM
- the murB gene encoding UDP-N-acetylmuramate dehydrogenase; this encodes MTLSQDPKTTGVPSRFTYRAVPESSFLPLGRQPQPIRLPGTDCSIKPQVPLSTLTSYRVGGPAELYVAPRTFEDLQLSLAWANDRRLPVTFLGAGSNLLVSDRGLPGLVICTRRLRYTYFDEETGQVTAGAGVSLVRLAWQLAERGWQGFEWAVGIPGTVGGAVVMNAGAHQSCTADILVNTRVLDRSGEPSLLLPGDLNYSYRSSSLQTAAANKDQPLRLVTEATLQLQPGASPETVMAITSDHLDRRRNTQPYHLPSCGSVFRNPGTHKAGWLIEQTGLKGYQIGGAQIAQRHANFILNCGGAKAADILNLIRHAQEQVDRQWSLWLEPEVKMLGEFQAA